CGTACGATCAGGCCGACCATGTGGTCAAGATCAATGGTCAGATGGTCGAACTCTCCGCGCGTGAGGTCGGGTTGCTGGAGGTCTTCATCCTGCGGGTCGGGCGGCTGGTGAGCAAGGACCAGCTGGTCGACCACCTGTGCGGCTGGGGTGAGGAAGTGTCGAGCAACGCGATCGAGGTCTATGTGCATCGACTCCGAAAGAAGCTCGAGGATAGTGGCGTCCGTATCGTGACCGTTCGCGGTCTGGGCTATTGCCTGGAAAATCCGGATGCTGTCCCGGCTGCGAAAGGCTGACCGGAAGCCGAGCGGGCAGCGCGCGCCCGGACAGCCCAACTCACTGTTCGGCGAAATCCTCGACTGGTTGCTCGCGCCCTTGCTGTTCCTGTGGCCGATTTCCATCATCGTCACCCACAACGTTGCGGACAACATCGCCAATCAGCCCTACGACCGTGCGCTGGCCGACAGTGCGCGCGCGCTAGCGCGGCTGGTCAAGGTGGAGGACGGCAAGGTGGTGGTGCATTTTCCGGCGCCACCGCGCGCCCTGTTCAGGGCCGATCAGGACGACACCGTCTATTACCAGGTCGCCGACCAGGGGGGCGAGACCATCACCGGTGACCGCGAGATCCCCTGGGTGGCGCCGCCTGCGTCGGTGCTGGGTGAGGAGGTGCGTTACCGCGACGAGGTCATCCATGGCGAGGAGGTGAGGGTCGCCTATCAGTTCCTGCGTGCCTGGCCGGAGCCTGCCAGTCCGCTGGTGCTGGTGCAGGTTGCCGAAACCCGCAACAAGCGCTCTGACCTCGCCTCGCGGGTGGTGACCGGGGTGCTGCTGCCGCAGTTCGCGATCATTCCGCTGGCCGTGGTGCTGGTGTGGGTGGGGCTGACGCGCGGGATTGCGCCGCTCAACCGCCTTCAAAGCCTGATCCGGCGACGGCGTCCGACCGACCTGTCGCCGATCGTGCCCGCCAGCGTCCCGGAGGAGGTGCGGCCGCTGATCATCGCCTTCAACGACATGATGGCGCGTCTTGAAGAGAACCTGCAGGCGCAGCAACGCTTCATTGCCGATGCCGCGCACCAGATGCGCACGCCACTGACCGGTTTGCGCATGCAGACCGAGCTGGCACTGCTCGAGAGCGATCCCGAGCAACTGCGCAATTCGCTGACGCAGATTGCCGACAGCACCGAGCGCGCCGGGCACCTGATCAACCAGCTGCTTTCGCTTGCCCGTGCCGAGGCCAGCTTCGAGAAGCTCTACGCGGTCGAGCCGGTCGATGTCGAGGCGATGGTGCGTGAAGTGGGGCAGGATCTGTTCCCGCGCGCGCTTGCCAAGGGTATCGATCTGGGGGTGGAGAGCAGCGGGCAGGGCATGCTGGTCGAGGGCAACCCGGTGCTGTTGCGCGAGATGGTCAAGAACCTGATGGACAACGCCATCAAGTACACCCCGCGCGGTGGCAGCGTGACTGCACGCACCCGTCACGCCGGGGCGCCGATTTTCGAAGTCGAGGACACCGGCGAGGGTATCCCCGAGGCGGATCGCGAGCGCGTATTCGAGCGCTTCTATCGGGTGCTGGGCAGCGGCGCGGACGGTTCGGGGCTGGGGTTGCCCATCGTGCGCGAGATTGCCGAGCTGCATCGCGCCACGGTCAGCCTGAGCCCCAATCCGGCGGGGCAGGGGACCGTCGCGCAGGTTGTCTTTCCGCGCAGCCAGCTGCAGCTGCCGCCGCCCGTGCATGGCGACTACTATCCGCTGGGCTGAGCGTGCGATGCCGATTGTCAATGTCGCGTTCAGTCAGGGTTAAGAAATCAGTAAGCTGTTGATATAAAAGAATAAAAAACAGTTTACGTAAGCTCGTCGTAAGTCTCCCTCACTACCTTGTGGCTGGCCGGGCACATGTCCGGTGCGATCAACGCCCGCGTGGAGGGGGAGACATGGAAAACGATTCGGTGGCAAAGATTATTGCCAACCCGAAATATCAGCGCCTGGTGAGTACGCGCTCGAAATTTGGCTGGCTGCTGACGGCGATCATGATGGTCGTCTACTACGGCTACATCGCGATCATCGCTTTCGACAAGGAGCTGTTCGCGGCCCGTCTGGGCGAGGGTGTAATGACTGTTGGCATCCCGGTGGGTTTCGGGGTGATCGTCTTCACCATCATCATCACGGGCATCTACGTGCGCCGTGCGAACTCCGAGTTCGACAAGCTGAACGAAGAAGTCGTCAGGGAGGCAGGCAAATGAACGCCCGCCATCTCAATATTCTGGGCGGCCTTGCGCTTGCCCTGCTGTCCGCGGCCGCGCTGGCGGCCGGTGGCGACCTCGGGCAGGCCGAAAAACAGGCCACCAACTGGACTGCAATCAGCATGTTCGGTGGCTTTGTGGTGCTTACCCTGTTCATCACCAAGTGGGCAGCGGCCAAGACCAAGTCCGCTGCAGACTTCTACACCGCAGGTGGCGGCATCACCGGCTTTCAGAACGGTCTGGCGATTGCCGGCGACTACATGTCGGCCGCGTCCTTCCTCGGTATCTCGGCCGCGGTGATGGCGAGCGGCTACGACGGTCTGATCTACTCGATCGGCTTTCTTGTGGGCTGGCCGGTGATCACCTTCCTGATGGCAGAGCGGCTGCGCAACCTGGGCAAGTTCACCTTCGCCGACGTTGCCGCCTACCGCTTCAAGCAGACCCCGATCCGGGCCTTTGCCGCATCCGGTACGCTGGTGGTGGTGTCCTTCTACCTGATCGCGCAGATGGTCGGCGCGGGCCAGTTGATCAAGCTGTTGTTCGGCCTCGAGTACTGGATGGCGGTGGTCATCGTTGGTGCGCTGATGATGGTCTATGTGCTGTTCGGCGGCATGACGGCGACCACCTGGGTGCAGATCATCAAGGCCTGCCTGCTGCTGGCCGGCGCGTCCTTCATGGCCTTCATGGTGATGGCGCAGTACGGCTTCTCGCCGGAAGCGCTGTTTGCCGCATCGGTGCAGGTCAAGGCAACGACTGCCGTGGCGGCAGGCAAGACGATCGAGGAGGCGGGGATTCTCGGGCAGGCGATCATGGGGCCAGGGTCCTTCATCAAGGACCCGATTTCGGCGATCTCCTTCGGCATGGCGCTGATGTTCGGCACCGCTGGCCTGCCGCACATCCTGATGCGCTTCTTCACCGTTCCCGATGCAAAGGAAGCGCGCAAGTCGGTGTTCTGGGCCACCACCTGGATCGGCTACTTCTATGTGCTGACCTTCATCATCGGTTTCGGCGCGATCGTGCTGGTGTCGACCAATCCGGGCTTCCTTGATGCGAAGGGCGGCCTGATCGGCGGCAACAACATGGCGGCGATCCACCTTGCCAATGCGGTGGGTGGCAACGTGTTCCTCGGCTTCATCTCCGCAGTGGCTTTCGCCACCATTCTGGCGGTGGTTGCGGGGCTGACGCTGTCCGGTGCTTCTGCCGTCTCGCACGACTTGTACGCCACGGTGTTCAAGAAGGGTAACGCCGACTCGGCTTCCGAGCTGCGTGTCTCGCGCATGACCACGCTTGCGCTGGGTGTGGTCGCCGTGGTGCTGGGGATCGCCTTTGAGAAGCAGAACATCGCCTTCATGGTGTCACTGGCCTTCGCGATTGCGGCATCGGCCAACTTCCCGGTGCTGTTCATGTCGGTGCTGTGGAAGGATTGCACAACGCGTGGTGCGGCGATTGGCGGCTTCCTCGGGCTGACCACTGCGGTGGTGCTCACGGTGGTGTCGCCTTCGGTGTGGGAAGCGACGCTGGGCAACCCCAAGGGGTCGGCGTTCTTCCCCTACACTTCGCCGGCGCTGTTCTCGATGGCGGCAGGCTTCATCGGGATCTGGCTGTTCTCGGTGCTGGACAACAGCGAGCGTGCGAAGCTCGACCGTGCGGGGTATCTGGCGCAGAAAGTTCGCTCCGAGACCGGCATCGGTGCGTCGGGGGCTTCCGGTCACTGATCTGCTCTAACAGATGCGCTCATCCGCAGGGTGCTGCGGTGAGCGTGAAATGAGCCAGCAGGCTGCAGTGGGCGATGCCCGCTGCAGCCTTTTTTCTTACTGTGTCAGCGGCAAGCTGACTTGGACCCGCGTGCCCTTGCCGCGCGGCGAGGCTGAGATCCTGATGCTGCCGTGATGGCAGCGCGCAATCTCGCGGGCAATCGGCAGTCCGAGTCCGCTTCCCGACAGGCTCGTTTCGGGCAGGCGGTAGAAGCGCTCGAAGACGGCTTCCCACCTGTCCTCCGGAATCCCCGGGCCAGTGTCGCTGATCTCGAGTTCAAGCATCCCGTCTGCCACCGCACAGTGCAGCGAGACTTCTCCACCGTTGGGCGTGTAGCGCAAGGCGTTGTCCATCAGGTTGGCGATCAGTTCGCGCAGCAGTGTAGGGTCGCCGACGATGGAGACCGGTTCGCGCGCGATGCCGAGGTCTATCGAGCGTGCATCGGCTTTCTCCAGCCATTCCTCGACCATGTCGTCGATCAGGTGGGCGAAATCGACCGTCGATGCATTGACCATCAACTGCGCACCGGCCTCCGCGCGCGCCAGCGCGAGCAACTGGTTGGCAAGGCGCGTCACGCGCTGAACGG
This genomic interval from Parazoarcus communis contains the following:
- a CDS encoding DUF485 domain-containing protein — protein: MENDSVAKIIANPKYQRLVSTRSKFGWLLTAIMMVVYYGYIAIIAFDKELFAARLGEGVMTVGIPVGFGVIVFTIIITGIYVRRANSEFDKLNEEVVREAGK
- a CDS encoding cation acetate symporter, producing MNARHLNILGGLALALLSAAALAAGGDLGQAEKQATNWTAISMFGGFVVLTLFITKWAAAKTKSAADFYTAGGGITGFQNGLAIAGDYMSAASFLGISAAVMASGYDGLIYSIGFLVGWPVITFLMAERLRNLGKFTFADVAAYRFKQTPIRAFAASGTLVVVSFYLIAQMVGAGQLIKLLFGLEYWMAVVIVGALMMVYVLFGGMTATTWVQIIKACLLLAGASFMAFMVMAQYGFSPEALFAASVQVKATTAVAAGKTIEEAGILGQAIMGPGSFIKDPISAISFGMALMFGTAGLPHILMRFFTVPDAKEARKSVFWATTWIGYFYVLTFIIGFGAIVLVSTNPGFLDAKGGLIGGNNMAAIHLANAVGGNVFLGFISAVAFATILAVVAGLTLSGASAVSHDLYATVFKKGNADSASELRVSRMTTLALGVVAVVLGIAFEKQNIAFMVSLAFAIAASANFPVLFMSVLWKDCTTRGAAIGGFLGLTTAVVLTVVSPSVWEATLGNPKGSAFFPYTSPALFSMAAGFIGIWLFSVLDNSERAKLDRAGYLAQKVRSETGIGASGASGH
- a CDS encoding sensor histidine kinase; translation: MLSRLRKADRKPSGQRAPGQPNSLFGEILDWLLAPLLFLWPISIIVTHNVADNIANQPYDRALADSARALARLVKVEDGKVVVHFPAPPRALFRADQDDTVYYQVADQGGETITGDREIPWVAPPASVLGEEVRYRDEVIHGEEVRVAYQFLRAWPEPASPLVLVQVAETRNKRSDLASRVVTGVLLPQFAIIPLAVVLVWVGLTRGIAPLNRLQSLIRRRRPTDLSPIVPASVPEEVRPLIIAFNDMMARLEENLQAQQRFIADAAHQMRTPLTGLRMQTELALLESDPEQLRNSLTQIADSTERAGHLINQLLSLARAEASFEKLYAVEPVDVEAMVREVGQDLFPRALAKGIDLGVESSGQGMLVEGNPVLLREMVKNLMDNAIKYTPRGGSVTARTRHAGAPIFEVEDTGEGIPEADRERVFERFYRVLGSGADGSGLGLPIVREIAELHRATVSLSPNPAGQGTVAQVVFPRSQLQLPPPVHGDYYPLG